The following are encoded in a window of Magnolia sinica isolate HGM2019 chromosome 11, MsV1, whole genome shotgun sequence genomic DNA:
- the LOC131219110 gene encoding uncharacterized protein LOC131219110, protein MPDDINFGPSAYTVLTLFSGTNWAYQRIPLPFVQAFRRELCSIDVAHLHGYFLVFRYDGQSHFNVEVFDKSGCEKKYECADEGFDSSDSSKDSLEIFPRKISLEVSDGRRWSLSLMFKRCGAELGKGWKDFTLENNLEEDDTWAFELFEREKKLFKVHIFRVIQQVVPLTKVPRRKPTKQTPR, encoded by the exons ATGCCTGATGACATAAATTTTGGACCTTCCGCTTACACAGTCCTGACTCTCTTCTCAGGAACGAACTGGGCCTACCAG CGGATCCCCCTGCCGTTTGTTCAGGCTTTCCGTAGGGAATTATGTAGCATTGACGTTGCCCATCTGCATG gttattttttggtttttagaTACGACGGGCAATCCCATTTCAATGTTGAAGTGTTTGACAAAAGCGGTTGCGAAAAGAAGTATGAATGCGCTGATGAAGGTTTCGATTCAAGTGATTCAAGCAAAGATTCATTGGAAATATTTCCAA GGAAGATCTCTCTTGAAGTTTCAGATGGAAGGAGATGGTCTCTTTCTTTAATGTTCAAACGATGTGGAGCGGAATTAGGGAAGGGATGGAAGGATTTCACTCTTGAAAACAACTTAGAAGAAGATGATACATGGGCCTTCGAACTATTTGAGAGGGAAAAGAAATTATTCAAAGTTCACATCTTCCGAGTCATCCAACAAGTGGTACCACTAACCAAAGTTCCAAGAAGAAAGCCCACCAAACAAACACCAAGGTAA